In the Defluviitalea raffinosedens genome, TTATGATTTCTTCATTTTTATTGTTTGCTGTAACAATAAATTTTCCCCTAAAGAGTTTTACCTCCGGCCTTTTAATACGGGTATCTGTTCCTATTTCAAGAGAGTAGTTTCTCCCCAGATACATGAAGGATTCGCCGTTAACATATTCTCTTTTGATCGGCTGATAATTCATATGCTTAAAAGAATATAGTTTTTGAATGATCCAGCTCCCTTTTTCTCTTACTTTTTCAATAATTTGCTCCATAGTTGCATCGATGGGAGCTGTGACTGTAATAATATCAGGAGGCTCAACAGCAATCTCCATAGTTTTTCTTTTTGCATAGATTACTTTAAATGATAAATTGGTTGTTCCATATTGAACTTCTAATTCCATGCCATTCCCTCTTATGTCTTTTCACGTTTAATTTTAATAGGAAAGAAGTTACTCTTTTTCTAATTGTGCAAAATGTTTTTTGGCTAAGTTTAGCAGCGGATTCACCATTTGTTTTCTGATATTGAGCTTGATTTGTTTGAAATACTTCTTATTGAGCATCATGAAAATAGATCTTTCAATATCGGAGGTTTTCGTTGGATTATTAACCCAATCCACTGCATAATTATCTTCTACTGCTTTTCGAACATCAATAGCAATATTTTTTGATAGTTCTATGACATCATTTCCTATGTAGCTCTCTGATCCATCCTTTATTCTATGGCCATCCATAGCTTCGTCTACAATATACTTCTTTACTACTTCAAAAAATGCAAATTCTTTTTCATCAAGACCCAAGTTTTCTGATTGGGATTTTACTCCTTCTTCGACTTCTCGTTTAATAAATTCTTCCAGTCTCTTTTTTCGCTCGATGAAGTCATTCTTTGTCTCATCCAGTATTTTTTGAAGCTTTTCTAACAGACTGGTATAGAATACCGGGTTATCATCCATTTTAACATGTATCGCATGTTTTATTGCATGTTCCATGGCTGATGCCTGAGCTTCGTCAGATTTTAATGTATTAATCTTTTTCTTAAAATCATCTTCAAAAAGAGTTATAGGTTCTATCCACTGGATCACTCCAAGGGATTCTAAATACTCCTCGATAATCTCCCTAACCTTTTCTCCACAATCGCTGATATCCAATTCTTCTGACGGACTGTATTTTGCTTTTGCTCCTGCCCGAATATATCCTAACCATTTTAAATCATTTAAGATATCTGTTCCCACATGGGAAGGCAGTAATATTTCTACTGTACTTGAAAAACGTTTATAAGCAATCTCAAATTCAGCCCTTTTATTCATTGGCTCTAATACCTTAATGAGTTCATCCAGATTATTTTTATCTATGCCTTTAAACAGAGTCATAACATCTTCTCTGTAGGAAAGCATTTCTTTATACAAGTCGTTCATAGATTGCATGGGTTCTCCTAGTTCTTCTTTGTCAAAAATAGCCAGCGCTTCCTCCAGATAGTCAGACACTCCATAATAATCCACGACATAACCACATTGCTTCACAATATTAGCTTTTTTTACTTTGTCCTTATCCACTCGGGTAACATCCATAACGCAAGTTCTATTAACTCTTGCAATGGCTTGCAAAAGATTATGTTCTTTTAAAGGTCTGTCCAGATACATCACTTGTTCGATAGGTGCATCGAAGCCTGTGAGCAACATATCCTTTACGATAATAAAACAAAGTTTATCCTTTTCAATCGGCATTTTAAATCTATCTATAATGATTTCTTGCTCTGCTTTACTTGTAAAATGTTCTTTTAAATGGGGTGGGTCATTTAAATTGCCTGAGAAAATAACCTTACACTCCAGTTCTTCTCCAATGATGTCTTTCATGTGTTCCATAAGTGCTTTGTAGTATCTCACACAGGCTTCTCTGCTCACACATACTATCTGAGCCTTAAATCCATTAGGCAATATATTGTCTCTATAATGTTTTAATATATCAATGGCTATATCATTAATCCGATCTTTTGATTCTACTATCGCCTTTTTATTGGCATATTTTTGTTTAATGGCTTCTTTTTCTTCATCTGTTCTGTCTTCAAAAGCTTCATTAAATAGCTCATCAAGGCTGGAATCTTTGATATGAAGCTGCGGCATCCTGCCTTCATAGACGATTTTTACCGTAGCTCCGTCATCCACTGCTTCTTTTATTCCATATTTATCTATATATCCTCCAAATGTTCTTGGTGTGGACTTATCCCTTTTATCAATAGGCGTACCGGTAAATCCAATAAAAGTTGCATTGGGGAGGGCTGTTCTCATATTAGAAGCTGTATCTTTATACTGACTTCTATGGGCTTCATCGGACAAAACAATAACATTGGATTTTGTAGTTAATACCGGATAAGGGAGGATAAATTTCTTTTTTATCTTTTTTCCATTCTCAATAACTTCTCTTTCTTCTGTTTCACTTTCAAACTTCTGAATGGTGGTCATAATAATCTTGGGCTGAGCTTCTGACAAGAGCCGCTTCATAGTAGCGATTTTGTCAGCTCTTTCCGGTGTAGTGATTTTAGATAAGGTTCTTATGAATGTAGCATATATTTGCTTGTCTAAATCAATTCTGTCTGTAACAATCACAATGGTAGCGTCAGAAAGTTCCTTAGTCCTCTTGATCTTTCTTGCCAGCATAACCATCGTCAAAGATTTTCCTGATCCTTGGGTATGCCACACAACCCCACCCCTGGACAGGGGATCTTTACCTTCTTTAAGTCTTTTAATAGCTTTATTTACAGCTCTAAACTGCTGATATCTGCAAATTTTCTTTATAGTGACTCCATTATCGGTTTCAAACACAATGAAATTTCTCATAATATCAAGGAGATTATTTTTTTCTAATAGCCCTTGTAAAAATAAATTCTGCCCATTTTCTTTAATCCCTGAAACCTGATCTCTTTTTATTGGATAGGGATCTTTCCATTCCAAATAGTGATTGTATTTTGAGCTGATGGTTCCAACATAGG is a window encoding:
- a CDS encoding type I restriction endonuclease subunit R, which gives rise to MSNYLGNEETLVELPAIEYMQNVLHYDFIHGKELIPEKGERETFTEVILGNRLKKALRRLNPWMDEDNLNKSVRYLSRPENLGTSLLEINEKLYDAIVDLKFTVDQDIYGNGQKKPQTVYFIDWENVDNNDFLVTRQFEVKTLSGKSIFPDIVVFVNGIPVVVLECKSPFLERGKNENIGKKEAFEQLRRYMNERDRNTLEGNPRLFYTNFFTGILNKYHAYVGTISSKYNHYLEWKDPYPIKRDQVSGIKENGQNLFLQGLLEKNNLLDIMRNFIVFETDNGVTIKKICRYQQFRAVNKAIKRLKEGKDPLSRGGVVWHTQGSGKSLTMVMLARKIKRTKELSDATIVIVTDRIDLDKQIYATFIRTLSKITTPERADKIATMKRLLSEAQPKIIMTTIQKFESETEEREVIENGKKIKKKFILPYPVLTTKSNVIVLSDEAHRSQYKDTASNMRTALPNATFIGFTGTPIDKRDKSTPRTFGGYIDKYGIKEAVDDGATVKIVYEGRMPQLHIKDSSLDELFNEAFEDRTDEEKEAIKQKYANKKAIVESKDRINDIAIDILKHYRDNILPNGFKAQIVCVSREACVRYYKALMEHMKDIIGEELECKVIFSGNLNDPPHLKEHFTSKAEQEIIIDRFKMPIEKDKLCFIIVKDMLLTGFDAPIEQVMYLDRPLKEHNLLQAIARVNRTCVMDVTRVDKDKVKKANIVKQCGYVVDYYGVSDYLEEALAIFDKEELGEPMQSMNDLYKEMLSYREDVMTLFKGIDKNNLDELIKVLEPMNKRAEFEIAYKRFSSTVEILLPSHVGTDILNDLKWLGYIRAGAKAKYSPSEELDISDCGEKVREIIEEYLESLGVIQWIEPITLFEDDFKKKINTLKSDEAQASAMEHAIKHAIHVKMDDNPVFYTSLLEKLQKILDETKNDFIERKKRLEEFIKREVEEGVKSQSENLGLDEKEFAFFEVVKKYIVDEAMDGHRIKDGSESYIGNDVIELSKNIAIDVRKAVEDNYAVDWVNNPTKTSDIERSIFMMLNKKYFKQIKLNIRKQMVNPLLNLAKKHFAQLEKE
- a CDS encoding M48 family metallopeptidase, with amino-acid sequence MELEVQYGTTNLSFKVIYAKRKTMEIAVEPPDIITVTAPIDATMEQIIEKVREKGSWIIQKLYSFKHMNYQPIKREYVNGESFMYLGRNYSLEIGTDTRIKRPEVKLFRGKFIVTANNKNEEIIKKAMEQWYRDKAKEVISERVKYYQRFFDQTPTHIKIKEQKKRWGSCTSKNELLFNWRCIMAKSNALDYIIVHEMCHMYYKDHSKEFWNLLASVLPDYEVRKEWLKNYGVRMDL